In the genome of Vibrio sp. NTOU-M3, one region contains:
- a CDS encoding GspE/PulE family protein: protein MQIKLRKRLGDLLVEEGIITEEQVEQALAAQKATGRKLGAALIELGFLTDHQMLTFLSQQLNVPLIDLSRANVDIDAVQLLSEVHARRLRAMVIGRNGDTLRIAMSDPADLFAQEALLSQLPNYNVEFVITPEKQLVEGFDRYYRRTKEIASFAEQLQAEHQVTEAFDFNIEDQDSEEVTVVKLINSLFEDAIQVGASDIHIEPDANILRLRQRIDGVLHETLLNEVNIAPALVLRLKLMANLDISEKRLPQDGRFNIKAKGQSVDIRMSTMPVQYGESVVMRLLNQSMGIRKLEESGIPADLLERLRRQLKRPHGMILVTGPTGSGKTTTLYGALSELNEPGKKIITAEDPVEYRLPRISQVQVNPKINLDFSTVLRTFLRQDPDIILVGEMRDHETVEIGLRAALTGHLVLSTLHTNDAIDSALRMIDMGAPGYLVASAVRAVVAQRLVRKVCPDCKTQDDVDESRRQWLAQRFPNQESANFMRGRGCQNCNLTGYRGRVGVFEMLELDHAMMDALRADDAVLFAQQARNNEEYKPLLAAAMELALKGEVSLDEVMNLGEGDASGMTQAIYI, encoded by the coding sequence CGGGACGTAAGTTAGGTGCCGCCCTAATAGAGCTGGGATTTCTTACTGATCACCAAATGCTGACCTTCTTATCTCAGCAGTTAAATGTACCTCTTATCGACTTAAGCCGTGCGAATGTGGATATCGATGCGGTGCAATTACTATCCGAAGTCCATGCGCGACGCCTTCGTGCGATGGTCATTGGGCGTAATGGCGATACATTACGTATTGCCATGAGTGATCCTGCGGACTTATTTGCCCAAGAAGCGCTGTTGAGCCAATTGCCAAATTACAATGTAGAGTTTGTGATCACACCAGAGAAGCAGTTGGTTGAGGGGTTTGATCGCTACTATCGTCGTACTAAAGAGATTGCCTCGTTTGCAGAGCAGCTCCAAGCAGAACACCAAGTTACTGAAGCGTTTGATTTCAATATCGAAGATCAAGATAGCGAAGAAGTGACGGTTGTTAAGCTGATCAATTCATTATTTGAAGATGCGATTCAAGTGGGGGCATCGGATATTCATATTGAGCCGGATGCGAATATTTTACGCTTAAGACAACGTATCGATGGTGTGTTACACGAAACTTTATTGAATGAAGTCAATATTGCACCAGCACTTGTCCTTCGCCTTAAGTTAATGGCAAATCTCGATATTTCAGAAAAACGCTTACCTCAAGATGGTCGCTTTAATATTAAAGCTAAAGGACAGTCGGTCGATATCCGTATGTCGACGATGCCTGTGCAATATGGCGAATCGGTCGTTATGCGTTTGCTAAATCAATCAATGGGGATACGCAAACTAGAGGAGTCGGGGATACCTGCTGACCTGCTAGAAAGGCTGCGCCGCCAATTGAAACGCCCTCATGGCATGATTTTGGTAACGGGACCAACAGGCTCTGGTAAAACCACCACCTTGTATGGGGCACTTAGTGAACTTAATGAGCCCGGCAAGAAGATCATCACTGCTGAAGACCCTGTGGAATATCGCTTGCCGAGGATCAGTCAGGTTCAGGTAAATCCTAAAATTAACCTCGATTTTTCAACGGTGCTGAGAACGTTTTTACGTCAGGATCCTGACATCATCCTCGTCGGGGAGATGCGAGATCACGAAACGGTCGAAATTGGTTTACGAGCCGCTCTGACTGGCCACTTAGTTCTAAGTACTTTGCACACCAATGATGCCATAGACAGTGCTTTGCGCATGATTGACATGGGCGCGCCAGGGTATCTTGTCGCAAGTGCGGTGAGAGCCGTTGTGGCTCAGCGACTGGTACGTAAAGTATGTCCAGACTGTAAAACTCAGGATGATGTGGATGAGTCACGCCGTCAGTGGCTTGCACAGCGTTTTCCAAATCAAGAGAGTGCCAATTTTATGCGTGGTCGAGGTTGCCAAAATTGTAACCTCACTGGTTATCGTGGGCGTGTAGGGGTATTTGAAATGCTCGAACTTGATCATGCCATGATGGATGCTTTGAGAGCCGACGACGCTGTGTTATTTGCTCAACAAGCGCGAAACAATGAAGAGTACAAGCCATTGTTAGCTGCGGCGATGGAGTTAGCATTAAAGGGTGAAGTGAGCCTGGATGAAGTGATGAATCTCGGTGAAGGTGATGCATCCGGTATGACTCAGGCTATTTATATTTAA
- a CDS encoding type II secretion system F family protein, translating to MPIYRYQGRSSDGAKISGQVEAANEELAAESLLSKGVIPTSITSGASASSFNIDLKALLKTAVPLEVMVIFCRQLYSLTKAGVPLLRSIRGLTQNCSNKQLREALEEVTQELTNGRNLSASMQMHSTVFSPLFVSMINVGENTGRLDEALLQLANYYEQELETRKRIKTAMRYPTFVISFIVVAMFVLNLKVIPQFANMFSRFGVDLPLPTRILITTSDFFVNYWVWLLAAMVGALFAFRTWLNTANGRERWDKFRLRMPVVGGIVNRAQLSRFSRTFALMLKAGVPLNQSLSLSAEALDNKFLEGRLLEMKASIEAGGTISSTAINSGVFTPLVIQMISVGEETGRIDELLLEVADFYDREVDYDLKTLTARIEPILLVVVAGMVLILALGIFLPMWGMLDALKG from the coding sequence ATGCCGATATATCGATATCAGGGGCGAAGCTCTGATGGTGCAAAGATTTCTGGGCAAGTGGAAGCGGCTAACGAAGAGTTAGCTGCTGAATCGTTACTGAGTAAAGGAGTGATCCCAACCTCGATTACTTCGGGAGCTTCAGCAAGCAGCTTCAATATCGATCTTAAAGCCTTGTTAAAAACAGCCGTTCCACTTGAAGTGATGGTGATATTTTGCCGACAGCTGTATAGCTTGACCAAAGCGGGGGTTCCTTTACTGCGTTCGATTCGTGGTTTGACCCAAAATTGCAGCAATAAACAGCTCAGAGAAGCCCTAGAAGAGGTGACGCAAGAGTTAACCAACGGCCGTAATTTGTCAGCATCGATGCAAATGCATTCCACGGTATTCAGCCCTTTGTTTGTATCCATGATCAATGTAGGTGAAAACACAGGTCGCTTGGATGAAGCACTACTTCAGCTTGCTAATTATTATGAACAAGAGTTAGAAACCCGTAAGCGGATCAAAACGGCAATGCGTTACCCGACGTTTGTCATCAGCTTTATTGTTGTGGCCATGTTTGTCCTCAACTTAAAGGTGATCCCTCAATTTGCCAACATGTTTAGTCGGTTTGGTGTTGATCTTCCGCTACCTACAAGAATTTTGATCACGACTTCCGACTTTTTTGTCAATTACTGGGTGTGGCTGCTTGCCGCCATGGTTGGAGCGCTATTTGCATTTCGAACTTGGTTGAATACCGCCAATGGCCGAGAGCGTTGGGATAAGTTTAGACTCAGGATGCCTGTGGTCGGCGGCATTGTGAATCGGGCACAACTTTCTCGATTTTCTCGTACTTTTGCGCTAATGCTTAAAGCAGGGGTGCCGTTAAACCAATCATTGTCGTTATCCGCAGAAGCTTTAGATAACAAGTTTCTTGAAGGGCGACTATTGGAAATGAAGGCCTCAATTGAAGCGGGTGGAACCATTTCTTCCACGGCAATCAATAGCGGTGTTTTTACCCCTTTGGTTATTCAAATGATATCTGTAGGGGAAGAGACTGGTCGTATTGATGAACTGTTGTTAGAAGTTGCCGATTTTTATGACCGTGAGGTCGACTATGATTTGAAAACGCTGACGGCACGTATCGAGCCTATCTTGCTCGTTGTCGTTGCCGGTATGGTGTTAATACTGGCCCTCGGCATTTTCTTGCCGATGTGGGGCATGCTCGACGCGCTTAAGGGATAA
- a CDS encoding MSHA biogenesis protein MshF, translating to MLQVAQRGRFALWLTIVTVLIAVFLYSWKQVEKEAMHTNLLVASKRMTERASFYKQEWLLHGQPSKLVVEPHSLRFSANGWLVPIDEQGNIECMKWLEILYPENRVLVAEESEMITNSSNWLVKCRYLDGEHQAVEVELKDGKFSVGINFIAK from the coding sequence ATGCTTCAAGTAGCACAACGTGGGCGGTTTGCATTATGGCTTACCATTGTGACTGTTTTGATCGCTGTTTTTCTATACTCGTGGAAGCAGGTAGAAAAAGAGGCGATGCATACCAATTTGTTGGTTGCTAGTAAGCGAATGACTGAACGTGCCAGTTTCTATAAGCAGGAATGGTTACTGCATGGACAACCTTCAAAGCTGGTGGTAGAGCCACATAGTTTGCGCTTTTCTGCAAATGGATGGTTAGTACCAATAGATGAGCAGGGTAATATTGAATGTATGAAGTGGTTGGAGATTCTTTATCCTGAAAATCGAGTTTTAGTAGCTGAAGAGTCAGAAATGATAACTAACTCAAGTAATTGGCTCGTGAAATGTAGATACTTAGATGGAGAGCATCAAGCTGTAGAGGTTGAGCTAAAGGATGGTAAATTCTCTGTTGGTATAAACTTTATTGCTAAATAG
- a CDS encoding prepilin-type N-terminal cleavage/methylation domain-containing protein — MYSRQSGFSLVELVVVIVVVGLLAVAALPRFLDVTDEAKKASIEGVAGGYATGVLSARAQWEAEARPTRIISGEKYNTVNYDGVDFWLTRSKDSNGSNTDFRDGYPLGLDTGGAFPSGLTEQACVDLMNNLLQNPPKVGTQTEADQDSDIKYAAVANTGAATCTYIQQEGGSAHQFVYEAKTGRVTVSLQ, encoded by the coding sequence ATGTATAGCAGACAGTCTGGTTTCTCTCTGGTTGAGCTAGTGGTAGTCATTGTTGTTGTGGGTTTATTAGCCGTTGCAGCACTGCCTCGGTTTCTTGATGTTACTGATGAAGCAAAGAAAGCCAGTATTGAAGGTGTCGCGGGTGGTTACGCAACTGGCGTGCTTTCTGCAAGGGCTCAATGGGAGGCAGAAGCTCGCCCCACACGCATAATCAGCGGCGAAAAGTACAACACGGTGAATTACGATGGTGTCGATTTTTGGTTAACCCGAAGCAAAGATAGTAATGGTAGCAATACGGATTTTCGTGATGGCTATCCGTTGGGGTTAGATACTGGTGGGGCCTTCCCCTCAGGGCTGACCGAACAAGCTTGTGTTGATCTGATGAACAATCTGCTGCAAAACCCACCCAAGGTAGGAACACAGACAGAAGCGGATCAGGATTCAGATATTAAATACGCTGCAGTGGCAAATACAGGCGCTGCAACATGTACCTATATTCAACAGGAAGGGGGAAGCGCTCACCAATTCGTGTATGAGGCGAAAACTGGTCGCGTTACCGTTTCGTTGCAGTAA
- a CDS encoding type II secretion system protein, with protein sequence MKRQGGFTLIELVVVIVILGILAVTAAPRFLNLQDDARNASLQGLKGAMAGAAGIIYGKAAIEGEDNKADGAVSAANETIDTVWGYPEASTTGITRAVSGLDSDWVQVTTVSAANSIAYGFSADATNCYVTYSINPATSNAEPSYNVTSCQ encoded by the coding sequence ATGAAAAGACAAGGCGGTTTTACCCTTATCGAGTTGGTGGTGGTAATAGTTATTCTGGGTATTCTGGCTGTAACGGCAGCACCTCGTTTTCTTAATCTACAAGATGACGCTCGTAACGCATCTTTGCAGGGTTTAAAAGGTGCAATGGCAGGTGCTGCTGGAATCATATATGGCAAAGCTGCTATTGAAGGGGAAGACAATAAAGCTGATGGAGCGGTATCTGCGGCGAATGAAACAATAGACACTGTTTGGGGGTACCCTGAAGCCTCGACTACGGGGATTACAAGAGCAGTCTCTGGGTTAGACTCCGATTGGGTTCAAGTGACTACGGTATCAGCTGCTAACTCTATTGCATATGGCTTCTCTGCTGATGCAACAAACTGTTATGTAACTTACTCTATAAATCCAGCAACGAGTAATGCTGAACCTTCATATAATGTGACTTCATGTCAATAG
- a CDS encoding type II secretion system protein encodes MVYRSSQGFTLVELIVVILLIAIVSAYAASRYIGVGSFSAFAAQEQMISVIRQVQVNRMQSNLGDSSANTNFILSIGNQCVGSLAACSSGSHESRSDLVRIPELSFSATPNLSTVTFDLLGNPEGAASSGINILLTASDSQARVCVNNQGYVSRGVCL; translated from the coding sequence ATGGTATATAGATCTTCCCAAGGATTTACTCTGGTCGAGTTGATCGTCGTGATCTTACTGATCGCTATTGTGTCTGCCTATGCTGCAAGTCGCTATATTGGTGTGGGGAGTTTTTCAGCCTTTGCCGCACAAGAGCAAATGATTTCTGTGATCCGGCAAGTCCAAGTGAATCGGATGCAATCCAACCTAGGTGATAGCAGCGCAAATACGAATTTTATCCTCTCTATTGGTAATCAATGTGTTGGCTCTTTGGCCGCATGTTCTTCTGGGAGTCATGAATCTCGCAGTGACCTAGTTCGAATTCCAGAACTGAGCTTTTCTGCTACACCAAACTTATCAACTGTCACCTTTGATCTTCTCGGGAATCCCGAAGGTGCAGCAAGTAGCGGCATTAATATCTTATTAACGGCATCGGACAGCCAAGCCAGAGTGTGTGTTAACAACCAAGGGTATGTGTCTCGTGGGGTGTGCCTATGA
- a CDS encoding prepilin-type N-terminal cleavage/methylation domain-containing protein, whose protein sequence is MSSSRCLSKGFTLIESVIVIVVMGLAMITIVSFLQPQIERSANPHYQTRVAALGQSLMTQILAQGFDHNSDFNGGRVRCGETIVGETVPSCTAANDLGPEESDVLQYNDVDDYHGCWTPEGTGGCGNLNTLLGEAQTTYQNFRVDVVVNYPAGYNAFTIKRVLLTISASNQTPISLTAYKGNY, encoded by the coding sequence ATGAGCTCAAGTCGTTGTCTTTCTAAGGGGTTTACTCTGATTGAAAGTGTGATTGTGATTGTAGTGATGGGGCTTGCAATGATTACTATTGTTAGCTTTCTCCAGCCTCAAATTGAGCGTTCGGCGAATCCTCATTATCAGACTCGCGTGGCGGCACTAGGACAAAGTCTAATGACTCAAATTCTTGCACAGGGCTTTGACCATAACAGTGACTTCAATGGTGGGCGAGTGCGGTGTGGGGAAACGATCGTAGGAGAAACGGTTCCTTCTTGCACTGCTGCAAATGACTTGGGGCCAGAAGAGTCTGATGTTCTGCAATACAATGACGTGGATGATTACCACGGCTGTTGGACGCCAGAAGGAACAGGTGGATGCGGTAATTTGAACACCTTGCTTGGTGAGGCACAAACGACCTATCAAAACTTCAGAGTTGATGTTGTGGTTAATTACCCTGCGGGTTACAACGCTTTCACAATAAAGAGAGTATTACTGACCATTTCTGCCAGTAATCAAACGCCTATTTCTCTTACTGCCTATAAGGGGAATTATTGA
- a CDS encoding PilW family protein: MKRNGFTLIEMILTIIVGGILVLGIAGFVEFGAQGYADTVERQRLQTQARFVLEKMTREIRHALPNVFTNSQNGTQSCFSFYPIDYSGFYSVSGADLQFIVGQDGASQSVLAPRTLIINPTSSLSQADNVISLSSVTQSGAVFSIANAASSIVGGSVGSRHYIFSASNQVTYCVDPSEGFIRRNNTVVADSVTKGSFDYSGANIQRGGLVHISLQFSRGDEQTHFEQDVQVLNVP; the protein is encoded by the coding sequence ATGAAGCGAAATGGATTTACCCTTATTGAAATGATCCTAACCATCATTGTTGGCGGGATCTTAGTGTTAGGGATCGCTGGCTTTGTTGAGTTTGGTGCACAAGGGTATGCCGATACAGTCGAGCGTCAGAGATTACAAACTCAGGCTAGGTTTGTTCTGGAAAAAATGACCCGAGAAATCCGCCATGCGTTGCCAAATGTGTTCACCAATAGTCAAAATGGCACACAATCTTGCTTCTCCTTTTATCCGATTGACTATTCAGGGTTCTATTCGGTTTCTGGTGCGGATTTACAATTCATTGTTGGCCAAGATGGTGCTAGTCAAAGTGTATTGGCGCCTCGAACCTTGATCATTAACCCCACCTCTTCGCTTTCTCAGGCGGATAACGTTATTTCCCTCAGCTCTGTTACGCAATCTGGTGCGGTGTTCTCCATCGCAAATGCTGCCAGTTCAATTGTTGGGGGCTCCGTTGGAAGTCGTCATTACATATTCAGCGCCAGCAATCAGGTGACCTATTGCGTCGATCCATCAGAAGGTTTTATCCGCCGAAATAATACTGTGGTTGCCGATAGTGTGACAAAAGGGAGCTTTGACTATTCAGGCGCGAATATCCAACGTGGTGGATTAGTGCATATATCCCTTCAATTTAGTCGAGGTGATGAACAAACTCACTTTGAGCAAGATGTGCAGGTGCTAAATGTTCCATAA
- a CDS encoding MSHA biogenesis protein MshP, translating to MFHNKSKQQGNLYVVVIFTLVVLGFLASTLTRIEWSNNDAFTKDILGNQAWLLAHSANEWALTQMYPLSTVTPDLAANCSAVSGAVSSVTATSCQTPVIRCESRGALNGRNMYRLESQVTCGSGVFEVRRVQELWVTDE from the coding sequence ATGTTCCATAATAAGAGTAAACAACAAGGAAACCTGTATGTCGTCGTCATATTTACCTTGGTCGTACTGGGTTTTCTCGCGTCTACATTAACTCGAATTGAATGGTCTAATAACGACGCATTTACTAAAGATATTTTAGGCAATCAGGCTTGGTTACTTGCTCATTCAGCCAATGAGTGGGCATTAACTCAAATGTATCCACTGAGCACTGTAACTCCTGACTTGGCCGCAAATTGCAGTGCTGTCAGTGGTGCAGTATCAAGCGTGACTGCTACCAGCTGTCAGACGCCTGTGATCCGGTGTGAATCTCGAGGTGCATTAAATGGTCGCAATATGTATCGGTTAGAGTCGCAGGTAACGTGTGGCAGTGGGGTATTTGAGGTAAGACGGGTACAAGAGTTATGGGTAACGGACGAATGA
- a CDS encoding DUF6701 domain-containing protein translates to MIYKRVLYRLLWICSLLIALSSFAVSANQCLVSGTRVDARNGFCVTFEMESDGTNRVRLVGSSYYYPVWTDDTSFRFYNPAFYERNYVYEGKTRTFQVKFDGVWVDWRGNIRGTLSYYVDGTRKDQISSYNLTSVTGANGYSSPYVRIDLVGNEFNAEVEDHNCITEGACGTLPEDEALSDLICKYVPTVAQTNSYYNGQIYSGSIGFSGLSNYIHPVRDNQGLAFYQNQGNRAQCKYPSSTKTCLIDRTPIEDFPFTFSAYNARGRPDKRCRSGSCPTLPPGEYGDLKVDGSRTQVLSGGVYYFDKIDLSSAKSAIKIQGKTQIHYNQIVFANAAVEINAKGKPEDLLMIGRGNNAHFVLPTQADRIVVNAYIYINPYSVTRGGVDIGGNNNTIKGGITAYSLYVSGNYNNLYGDSGLTCGEPPTASISRLEVLPNNYHLTCEDENKVYVVAYDSNGTRLYDVGNETVTLSEQGSNKLSFTSHGFNSQEGWFEFTIDSKSDHAYEDIEIKAELDSKGSIFDRSELLFVPAKLEINNNDPLKLIAGKSETVAIKALACNASNKPITINYDQTFDQSDITVSDFVPQSGIYANKLTFSASVKNGKGDGEIKFDEAGQFNGELKDTIRCSDFGPNVQGCPDEEEIDIVASFMLYARPWTFAICSASNINGTSESGAGLTSAGESFALNVYPIAWQSNAQYDNARVKSYVAGTYDYCDLSPLNNASLSGAPVFTLNLTHEIDSPSTGVAGNLTGSLSQANTASDSNKKHQFSSLSWSEVGSVKIVADTSNSGYWQAIDAAVRGVGRFYPDSFSIEQVTWDAPDDQGGIAYMGQPFESAEVVVQAYAKDATAPLKNYHLFAQSLQAKFASDADDSINNTLVLDLLNGQWQSNNSGESQWFLNDTNAMLKRNYTTPAEVTSTANGPFNTSDLGSTTTSFGLQITGVDPVSFSQDSVVSEQALLTQPPVRYGRMVMDSVSSIAGQDAAIPLRVEYWHQGRFETNNEDSASLLATPNNYTCKEVLTSGGASSDSHLSGSDSVGNWKHVANGRSNEIHAVAHSSGVMQERVRFWMRLADTSPQIGQTGVTCGATNIAQPWLQYNWRGVGDEDPSSVITFGVFRGNDKVLFRGETGLTGQ, encoded by the coding sequence ATGATATACAAGCGCGTGTTGTATCGATTACTGTGGATATGTAGCTTATTGATTGCCTTGAGCTCATTTGCTGTGAGTGCTAACCAATGCCTTGTCAGTGGTACGCGAGTGGATGCTCGTAATGGTTTCTGTGTCACCTTTGAAATGGAGTCAGATGGAACAAACCGAGTGAGGTTAGTTGGCTCGTCCTATTATTATCCTGTCTGGACTGATGACACGAGTTTTCGATTTTATAACCCTGCTTTTTATGAGCGCAATTATGTCTATGAAGGAAAGACCCGTACGTTTCAAGTGAAATTTGATGGGGTTTGGGTTGATTGGCGTGGAAATATTCGCGGTACATTGAGCTACTATGTTGATGGGACGCGAAAAGATCAGATCTCCAGCTATAACCTTACCAGTGTCACAGGAGCTAATGGTTATTCTTCACCATACGTTCGGATTGATTTGGTTGGAAATGAATTTAATGCTGAAGTGGAAGATCATAACTGTATTACGGAAGGCGCTTGCGGCACTTTGCCTGAAGACGAAGCCTTGTCTGATTTGATTTGTAAGTATGTCCCAACTGTTGCTCAGACCAACTCTTATTATAATGGTCAGATATATTCGGGGAGCATTGGTTTTTCCGGGTTGAGTAACTACATCCATCCTGTCAGAGACAATCAGGGCTTAGCGTTTTATCAGAATCAGGGCAATCGCGCCCAATGTAAGTATCCCTCTTCAACCAAAACATGTCTCATCGATCGGACGCCAATAGAGGATTTTCCTTTTACATTTTCTGCATATAACGCACGAGGGCGACCGGATAAACGTTGTCGTTCAGGTTCTTGTCCTACGTTGCCTCCGGGGGAGTATGGCGATCTAAAGGTGGATGGCTCTCGAACGCAAGTGCTTAGTGGCGGTGTATATTACTTCGATAAGATAGATCTTTCTTCAGCAAAGTCAGCGATTAAGATCCAAGGTAAAACGCAGATCCACTATAACCAAATCGTTTTTGCTAATGCAGCAGTAGAGATTAACGCGAAAGGAAAACCTGAAGATCTATTAATGATTGGTCGGGGTAATAATGCCCACTTCGTATTACCTACTCAGGCAGACAGAATAGTAGTGAATGCATACATTTATATTAACCCTTACTCTGTGACCCGAGGTGGCGTAGATATTGGAGGTAATAATAATACGATTAAAGGTGGGATCACAGCTTACAGCCTTTATGTCAGTGGCAATTACAATAATTTGTACGGCGACAGTGGGTTAACATGTGGTGAGCCACCGACTGCATCCATTTCTCGGCTTGAAGTGCTACCGAATAACTATCACCTGACGTGTGAAGACGAAAATAAAGTTTATGTGGTTGCTTACGATAGTAATGGGACCCGTCTGTATGACGTTGGAAACGAAACGGTGACCTTGTCTGAACAAGGCTCTAATAAATTGTCGTTCACTTCACATGGCTTTAATTCTCAGGAAGGATGGTTTGAGTTCACAATCGACAGTAAATCGGATCATGCTTATGAAGATATTGAGATTAAAGCCGAGCTGGATTCTAAGGGCTCGATCTTTGATCGTTCAGAGTTATTGTTCGTACCCGCTAAGCTAGAAATCAACAACAATGATCCGTTGAAGCTGATTGCCGGAAAAAGTGAAACCGTTGCGATCAAAGCACTCGCATGCAATGCGAGCAACAAACCTATCACGATTAACTACGATCAAACGTTTGATCAATCAGATATCACAGTATCGGATTTTGTTCCTCAGTCTGGCATTTATGCTAATAAGCTGACGTTTTCTGCATCAGTAAAAAATGGCAAGGGTGACGGTGAAATCAAATTTGATGAAGCTGGTCAATTCAATGGGGAGCTAAAGGACACCATTCGTTGTAGCGATTTTGGTCCGAATGTCCAAGGTTGCCCTGATGAAGAAGAGATCGATATTGTTGCTAGCTTCATGCTTTACGCTCGGCCTTGGACGTTTGCGATTTGTAGCGCCAGTAATATCAATGGTACTTCAGAGTCAGGGGCGGGACTTACCTCCGCTGGAGAAAGCTTTGCTCTGAATGTTTATCCCATCGCTTGGCAATCTAATGCACAGTACGATAATGCCCGAGTTAAAAGTTATGTCGCAGGAACCTATGATTACTGTGATTTATCGCCTTTAAATAATGCTTCTTTGTCTGGTGCTCCTGTATTTACCCTCAACCTAACACATGAAATTGATAGCCCATCCACCGGTGTTGCTGGTAATTTAACAGGCTCATTGAGTCAAGCGAATACGGCTTCCGATAGCAATAAGAAGCACCAGTTTTCTTCATTAAGTTGGTCTGAAGTCGGCAGTGTGAAAATTGTGGCTGATACGTCTAATTCAGGGTATTGGCAAGCTATTGATGCCGCTGTTCGTGGTGTAGGACGTTTCTATCCAGACTCTTTTTCCATAGAACAAGTCACTTGGGATGCCCCTGATGATCAAGGTGGTATTGCATACATGGGGCAACCCTTTGAAAGCGCTGAAGTGGTGGTTCAGGCTTACGCTAAAGATGCAACCGCACCGTTGAAAAACTATCACTTGTTTGCGCAAAGCTTGCAGGCGAAATTTGCTAGCGATGCTGATGACTCAATCAATAATACCTTAGTCCTTGACCTATTGAATGGGCAGTGGCAAAGCAATAATAGTGGTGAGTCTCAATGGTTTCTGAATGACACCAACGCAATGCTGAAGCGCAATTATACAACACCCGCAGAAGTGACGAGTACCGCTAATGGGCCATTTAATACGTCTGATCTGGGTTCAACAACGACAAGCTTTGGATTGCAAATTACGGGGGTAGATCCCGTCAGCTTTTCACAGGATTCAGTTGTTTCTGAGCAAGCCTTGCTAACCCAGCCTCCAGTCCGTTATGGACGGATGGTTATGGATAGCGTTTCTAGTATAGCCGGACAAGATGCTGCCATCCCGTTACGGGTTGAATATTGGCATCAAGGGCGGTTTGAAACGAATAATGAAGACTCTGCTTCGTTATTGGCCACGCCAAATAACTATACCTGTAAAGAGGTTCTAACGTCAGGCGGGGCCAGCTCTGACTCGCACCTTTCTGGCTCAGATAGCGTTGGAAACTGGAAGCATGTGGCAAACGGACGGTCGAATGAAATTCATGCTGTTGCACACTCTTCTGGGGTTATGCAAGAACGCGTTCGGTTCTGGATGCGGTTAGCCGATACTTCCCCACAAATTGGTCAAACGGGGGTAACTTGTGGCGCTACCAACATTGCTCAACCATGGTTGCAATACAATTGGCGCGGTGTCGGTGATGAAGATCCGTCCAGTGTGATAACATTTGGCGTTTTCCGTGGTAATGATAAAGTACTATTTCGTGGAGAAACGGGTTTAACGGGTCAGTAA